One genomic segment of Ferrimonas sp. YFM includes these proteins:
- the rdgC gene encoding recombination-associated protein RdgC: protein MWFKNLLLYRLTKPTQWDADELEQQLEPFVFKPAGSQDISKLGFVKPLGKVGDSLVHSAQGNLLLAIEKEEKMLPAAVIREELEQKVSLIEDEQGRKVTKKEKDSIKDEIIHTLLPRAFSRKSRTRALILAPLQLVLVEATSHTKAEELLSLVRKAIGSLPIAPVSMTRLPEESMTEWVTRGHVGDGFTMLDEATLKSPLEDGGSVAVKQMALNSDEVTAHIEQGLEVTKIALEYRDILSLVLGADLSVKRLKFSEEIRDQNSEFDKEELAARLDADFALMCGELTGFLPDLFAALGGVEQEKV from the coding sequence ATGTGGTTTAAGAATTTGCTGCTCTACCGTCTCACCAAACCCACCCAGTGGGATGCCGATGAGCTGGAACAGCAGCTGGAACCTTTCGTGTTCAAACCCGCCGGCAGCCAGGACATCAGCAAGCTGGGGTTTGTGAAGCCTCTGGGCAAAGTAGGTGACAGCCTGGTGCACAGTGCCCAGGGCAACCTGCTGCTGGCCATAGAGAAGGAAGAGAAGATGCTCCCGGCGGCGGTTATCCGCGAAGAGCTGGAGCAGAAAGTCAGCCTGATCGAGGATGAGCAGGGCCGCAAGGTCACCAAGAAGGAGAAGGACAGCATCAAGGATGAGATCATCCATACCCTGCTGCCCCGCGCCTTCAGCCGTAAGAGCCGCACCCGGGCACTGATTCTGGCCCCGCTGCAGCTGGTGCTGGTGGAGGCCACCAGCCACACCAAGGCCGAAGAGCTGCTGAGCCTGGTGCGCAAGGCGATCGGCTCTCTGCCCATCGCTCCGGTGAGCATGACCCGCCTGCCCGAGGAATCCATGACCGAGTGGGTGACTCGAGGCCACGTCGGCGACGGATTCACCATGCTGGATGAAGCCACCCTCAAGAGCCCCCTGGAAGATGGCGGCAGCGTAGCCGTTAAGCAGATGGCATTGAACAGTGATGAGGTCACCGCCCACATCGAGCAGGGGCTGGAAGTCACCAAGATCGCCCTGGAGTACCGGGATATCCTCTCCCTGGTGCTGGGTGCGGACCTATCGGTGAAGCGCTTGAAGTTCAGCGAGGAGATCCGCGATCAGAACAGCGAATTCGACAAGGAGGAGCTGGCCGCTCGTCTGGACGCCGACTTCGCCCTGATGTGCGGTGAGCTTACCGGCTTCCTGCCCGACCTGTTTGCTGCCCTGGGAGGGGTGGAGCAGGAGAAGGTTTAA
- a CDS encoding porin → MNLIKPTLIAALVAAALPMTAAAADAVTVYGKMNVTVDSFDVDGESTTGVHSNASRLGVKGAFELSPSLEAFYTIEYEVDTGDDVKENFKARNQFVGLRGGFGAISVGRNDTMLKKSQGKVDLFGDLAGDIKNLFKGENRMEQTVTYMTPSLGGFKFGATYVAEESASQKNDDDGFSLAAMYGDAKLKKSPFYASVAYDTDVKGFDNILRATVQGKIGDFKLGAMYQDQEEAGKDSIDGFMVSGAYKLNAVTLKAQFQDMDTKGDSISIGADYKLGKPTKLFAYYTQRDLESASSTDDYIGVGLEHKF, encoded by the coding sequence ATGAACCTGATCAAACCCACCCTGATTGCCGCCCTGGTTGCCGCTGCTCTGCCTATGACTGCTGCTGCCGCTGACGCCGTGACTGTTTACGGTAAGATGAACGTTACCGTTGACAGCTTCGATGTAGATGGCGAGAGCACCACTGGTGTTCACTCCAACGCTTCTCGTCTGGGTGTTAAGGGTGCTTTTGAGCTGAGCCCCTCTCTGGAAGCTTTCTACACCATCGAGTACGAAGTCGATACCGGTGATGACGTGAAAGAGAACTTCAAAGCTCGTAACCAGTTCGTTGGCCTGCGTGGCGGCTTCGGTGCCATCTCCGTGGGTCGTAACGACACCATGCTGAAGAAATCCCAGGGTAAGGTTGACCTGTTCGGCGACCTGGCTGGCGATATCAAGAACCTGTTCAAAGGTGAAAACCGCATGGAGCAGACCGTGACCTACATGACCCCCTCCCTGGGCGGTTTCAAGTTCGGTGCCACCTATGTTGCTGAAGAGTCTGCCAGCCAGAAGAACGACGACGACGGCTTCTCCCTGGCGGCCATGTACGGCGACGCCAAGCTGAAGAAGTCCCCCTTCTACGCCTCTGTGGCGTACGACACCGACGTGAAAGGCTTCGACAACATCCTGCGTGCCACTGTTCAGGGCAAGATCGGTGACTTCAAACTGGGTGCCATGTACCAGGACCAGGAAGAAGCCGGTAAGGACAGCATCGACGGTTTCATGGTGAGCGGCGCCTACAAGCTGAATGCCGTGACCCTCAAGGCCCAGTTCCAGGACATGGACACCAAGGGTGATTCCATCTCCATCGGCGCTGACTACAAGCTGGGCAAGCCCACCAAGCTGTTTGCCTACTACACCCAGCGTGACCTGGAATCTGCATCCAGCACCGACGACTACATCGGCGTGGGTCTTGAGCACAAATTCTAA
- the phoB gene encoding phosphate regulon transcriptional regulator PhoB codes for MTARILIVEDESAIREMLTFVLDQHGFQTVSAEDFEQGVQKLVEPFPDLVLLDWMLPGGSGIQLAKQMRSQEHTRQIPIIMLTARGEEEDRVRGLEVGADDYITKPFSPKELVARIKAVLRRSAPTRLEEAIEVRGLKLDPVSHRVSVEDEQLDMGPTEFRLLHFFMTHPERVYSREQLLDNVWGTNVYVEDRTVDVHIRRLRKAIQAKGHDALIQTVRGAGYRFSTKV; via the coding sequence ATGACTGCCCGCATCTTAATCGTTGAAGATGAATCAGCCATTCGCGAGATGCTGACTTTTGTTCTGGACCAGCATGGCTTCCAGACCGTCAGCGCGGAAGATTTTGAACAGGGAGTTCAAAAGCTGGTCGAGCCCTTCCCCGATCTGGTCCTGTTGGACTGGATGCTGCCCGGTGGCAGCGGTATTCAGTTGGCCAAGCAGATGCGCAGCCAGGAGCACACCCGCCAGATCCCCATTATCATGCTCACCGCTCGTGGTGAGGAGGAGGACAGGGTGCGGGGTCTGGAGGTGGGGGCCGACGACTACATTACCAAGCCCTTTTCCCCCAAGGAGCTGGTGGCGCGTATCAAGGCGGTGCTTCGCCGCAGTGCGCCCACCCGCCTGGAGGAGGCCATCGAGGTTCGCGGCCTCAAGCTGGACCCGGTCAGCCACAGGGTCAGCGTCGAAGATGAACAGCTGGATATGGGGCCGACGGAGTTTCGTCTGCTGCACTTCTTTATGACCCACCCTGAGCGGGTCTACAGCCGCGAACAACTGCTGGACAACGTTTGGGGAACCAATGTATATGTTGAGGATCGCACCGTGGATGTGCATATCCGTCGGTTGAGGAAGGCGATCCAGGCCAAGGGACATGACGCCCTGATCCAGACGGTTCGGGGTGCCGGATACCGCTTCTCCACCAAGGTGTAG
- the phoR gene encoding phosphate regulon sensor histidine kinase PhoR → MFEEYSGYRLAGRLALWFSLWAVLGLLLDQFLLLLLVGALVLLGYHYRHLSRLAHWLWKDRRLTPPHGSGSWEPIFNGIYRLQGKNRRRRSQLARLLSRFREGAEALPDAAVVMGHEGDIAWCNKLAELHLGIHWPQDSGQRIDNLIRHPKFSKYLHSNRYDDPIEMVSAASDSRLLEIRIMAYGDNQKLLLARDVTRLRQLEQMRRDFVANVSHELKTPLTVLQGYLEIMSMMPAQDEKQVKAMSDQTLRMKSLVDQLLTLSKIEVSTEVDPARRISMGQVLRQVVEEAEAISSGRHQIRFDIDDSLDMYGDELQIRSACANLVQNAVNYTPEGGEIRVRWCRQEDVARFEVQDTGEGIAPEHLPRLTERFYRVDRARSRQTGGSGLGLAIVKHSLNHHNSHLEIQSTPGEGSTFGFSIPSNLIAVQAHERA, encoded by the coding sequence ATGTTTGAAGAGTATTCCGGCTACCGCCTGGCAGGACGCCTGGCGCTGTGGTTCTCCCTGTGGGCCGTGCTCGGTCTGTTGCTGGATCAGTTTTTGCTGCTTCTCCTGGTGGGGGCCCTGGTTCTGCTGGGGTATCACTATCGCCACCTCTCCCGTCTGGCTCACTGGCTGTGGAAAGATCGCCGTCTGACGCCGCCCCATGGCAGCGGCAGCTGGGAACCGATCTTTAATGGCATCTATCGCCTCCAGGGCAAGAACCGCCGTCGCCGCTCCCAGTTGGCCAGGCTGCTCTCCCGCTTCCGGGAAGGAGCCGAGGCACTGCCCGATGCGGCTGTGGTCATGGGCCATGAGGGCGACATTGCCTGGTGCAACAAGCTGGCTGAGCTGCATCTGGGCATTCACTGGCCCCAGGATTCGGGGCAGCGCATCGACAACCTGATTCGTCACCCCAAGTTTTCCAAGTATCTGCACAGCAACCGCTATGATGATCCCATCGAGATGGTGTCGGCGGCGTCGGACTCCAGATTGCTGGAGATTCGGATCATGGCTTACGGAGACAACCAGAAGCTGCTGCTGGCCCGGGATGTAACCCGCCTGCGTCAGCTCGAGCAGATGCGCCGCGATTTTGTGGCTAACGTATCCCACGAACTCAAGACCCCATTGACCGTGCTCCAGGGTTACCTGGAGATCATGAGCATGATGCCGGCCCAGGACGAGAAACAGGTCAAGGCGATGTCTGACCAGACCTTGCGGATGAAGAGCCTGGTGGATCAGCTGTTGACCCTGTCCAAGATCGAGGTCTCCACCGAAGTGGATCCTGCCCGTCGCATCAGCATGGGCCAGGTGTTGCGCCAGGTCGTCGAGGAGGCGGAAGCGATCTCCAGTGGCCGTCATCAGATCCGATTCGACATCGACGACTCCCTGGATATGTACGGCGATGAGCTGCAGATCCGCAGTGCCTGCGCCAACCTGGTGCAGAACGCGGTGAACTATACGCCGGAAGGTGGCGAGATCCGGGTTCGCTGGTGCCGTCAGGAGGATGTGGCCCGCTTCGAGGTTCAGGACACCGGTGAGGGTATCGCTCCTGAGCACCTGCCCAGGCTGACCGAACGCTTCTACCGGGTGGATAGGGCCCGCTCCCGCCAGACCGGTGGCAGCGGCCTGGGCCTGGCCATAGTGAAACACTCCCTGAATCACCACAACAGTCATCTGGAGATTCAGAGTACCCCGGGAGAGGGCAGTACCTTCGGCTTCTCCATCCCGTCAAACCTGATCGCAGTTCAGGCCCATGAGCGGGCGTAA
- a CDS encoding phosphate ABC transporter substrate-binding protein PstS family protein: MKIKHLASALGFAAATLFASATSAAIDPALPDYQKTSGVSGNFSSVGSDTLANMMTLWAEEFKRLYPNVNPQIQAAGSSTAPPALTEGTSQFGPMSRKMKPNEEEAFVKHYGYKPTAIRVAIDALAVFVHKDNPIEGLTIKQVDGIFSSTRKCGGGEVSRWGDLGLTGNFAGKDVQLYGRNSVSGTYGYFKKKALCKGDFKASVNEQPGSASVVQSVSTSLNAIGYSGIGYKTAGVKAVPLSKKGGKYIAATTDNAANGTYPLSRYLYVYVNKHPNKDLDPMTREFLKFVLSKQGQSIVEKDGYVSVPTTVTAKDLAKVGVSL, encoded by the coding sequence ATGAAAATCAAACATCTTGCCAGTGCACTGGGCTTTGCCGCAGCTACCCTGTTCGCTTCTGCTACCTCTGCTGCCATCGACCCTGCTCTGCCTGATTACCAGAAGACCAGCGGCGTGTCTGGCAACTTCTCCTCTGTGGGTTCCGACACCCTGGCCAACATGATGACCCTGTGGGCTGAAGAGTTTAAGCGCCTGTACCCCAACGTGAACCCTCAGATCCAGGCCGCCGGTTCCTCTACTGCGCCACCGGCTCTGACCGAAGGGACTTCTCAGTTCGGCCCCATGAGCCGCAAGATGAAGCCTAACGAAGAGGAAGCCTTCGTTAAGCACTACGGCTACAAGCCTACCGCCATCCGCGTTGCCATCGACGCCCTGGCGGTATTCGTCCACAAGGACAACCCAATCGAAGGCCTGACCATCAAGCAGGTTGACGGCATCTTCTCCTCCACCCGCAAGTGTGGTGGTGGTGAGGTATCTCGCTGGGGTGACCTGGGCCTGACCGGCAACTTTGCGGGCAAAGATGTGCAGCTGTATGGCCGTAACTCTGTGTCCGGCACCTACGGTTACTTCAAGAAGAAAGCTCTGTGTAAGGGCGACTTCAAGGCCAGCGTCAACGAGCAGCCTGGTTCCGCTTCCGTAGTACAGTCTGTGTCTACCAGCCTGAACGCCATCGGCTACTCCGGTATCGGTTATAAGACCGCCGGTGTGAAAGCTGTGCCTCTGTCCAAGAAGGGCGGCAAGTACATCGCTGCCACCACCGACAACGCGGCCAACGGCACCTACCCCCTGAGCCGTTACCTGTACGTGTACGTGAACAAGCACCCCAACAAGGACCTGGACCCCATGACTCGCGAATTCCTTAAGTTCGTACTGTCCAAGCAGGGCCAGAGCATTGTTGAGAAGGACGGCTACGTTTCCGTACCTACTACTGTGACCGCTAAGGACCTGGCCAAGGTTGGCGTTAGCCTGTAA
- the ppx gene encoding exopolyphosphatase, with the protein MTPAETSQGRILAAIDLGSNSFHLGIARALEGSIQPMHRMKQRVQLAQDADDKGNLHPESMERGLECLRQFSQRLTEMRFDEIRIVATYALRQAPNRRDFIRQAREILDYPIEVISGREEARLIYTGVSQNQSLPFPTLVIDIGGGSTELVIGQGHEPRQMESLNMGCVSYQSRYFTDSKISPKRMRKAILAAEQQLEKLQQRYLRQGFHGAIGCSGTIKAIASIVNDGDLSQPITLEQLETLAKRIVEFEHTEQLPFEHLAELRRKVLPSGLAILIACFRQLEIQQMEFSEHALREGVLSELADEALHLDVQKRTILSLQKRYQLDRLHSERIFASASQLYHQAKLGPKKHRPWLHFAAALHEIGLQINYRGIHKHGEYILINSNLPGFTLEEQQLLAFLVRWHRKKLTDCEPPKLQLMDKDAILALLLPLRLSVLMHLGRRHHIPLPQIELKKRTLKLTFGDNLKEDDLLATDLEMENHHLEELGWALEWR; encoded by the coding sequence ATGACACCAGCAGAGACCTCCCAGGGCCGCATCCTGGCCGCCATCGATTTGGGCTCAAACAGCTTCCATCTCGGCATTGCCCGGGCACTGGAAGGCAGCATCCAGCCCATGCACCGCATGAAACAGCGGGTGCAGCTGGCCCAGGACGCAGACGACAAGGGCAACCTCCACCCGGAGTCGATGGAGCGAGGGCTGGAGTGCCTGAGGCAATTCAGCCAGCGGCTGACCGAGATGCGCTTCGATGAGATCCGCATCGTCGCCACCTATGCCCTGCGCCAGGCCCCCAACCGTCGCGACTTCATCCGTCAGGCCAGGGAGATCCTGGATTACCCCATCGAGGTGATCTCCGGCCGGGAGGAGGCCCGGCTTATCTACACCGGCGTCAGCCAGAATCAAAGCCTGCCCTTCCCTACCCTGGTGATCGACATCGGCGGCGGCAGCACCGAGCTGGTGATCGGTCAGGGCCATGAGCCCAGGCAGATGGAGAGCCTCAACATGGGCTGTGTCAGCTATCAGTCCCGCTACTTTACCGACAGCAAGATCTCCCCCAAGCGGATGCGCAAAGCGATCCTCGCCGCAGAGCAGCAACTGGAGAAGCTGCAGCAGCGCTACCTGCGCCAGGGATTCCATGGGGCCATCGGCTGCTCGGGCACCATCAAGGCGATCGCCAGCATCGTCAACGACGGCGATCTCAGCCAGCCGATCACCCTGGAGCAACTGGAGACGCTGGCCAAACGCATTGTGGAGTTTGAGCACACGGAACAGTTGCCTTTCGAGCATCTGGCGGAGCTCAGGCGCAAGGTGCTGCCTTCAGGGCTGGCGATCCTCATCGCCTGCTTCCGCCAGCTGGAGATCCAGCAGATGGAGTTCAGCGAGCATGCCCTGAGAGAGGGAGTGCTGAGCGAACTGGCGGATGAGGCACTGCACCTGGATGTGCAAAAGCGCACCATCCTCTCCCTGCAGAAACGCTACCAGCTGGACAGGCTCCACAGCGAGCGAATCTTTGCCAGCGCCAGTCAGCTGTATCATCAGGCCAAGCTGGGTCCCAAGAAGCACCGCCCCTGGCTGCATTTCGCGGCGGCTCTTCATGAGATCGGGCTGCAGATCAACTACCGTGGCATCCACAAGCACGGCGAGTACATCCTCATCAACAGCAACCTGCCCGGCTTCACCCTGGAGGAACAGCAGCTGCTGGCCTTTCTGGTGCGCTGGCACCGTAAGAAGCTGACCGATTGCGAACCCCCAAAGCTGCAGTTGATGGACAAAGACGCCATCCTGGCCCTGCTGCTGCCCCTGCGTCTGTCGGTGCTGATGCACCTGGGGCGCCGCCATCACATCCCTCTGCCTCAAATTGAGCTGAAAAAGCGCACCCTCAAGCTGACCTTTGGCGACAACCTCAAGGAGGACGACCTGCTGGCGACGGATCTGGAGATGGAGAATCATCATCTCGAGGAGCTGGGTTGGGCCCTGGAGTGGCGCTAG
- the ppk1 gene encoding polyphosphate kinase 1, with product MSAQTSFPYIEKELSWLSFNERVLQEAADPKVPVIERVRFLGIYSNNQDEFFRVRVADVRRQILIDESKGRGQRARNLLAAINDKVLELQVKFDEIYKQLLLDLARRNIFLVNETQLSPEQGKWLKKHFRDKIRRHIVPLIITDDTNISRTLNDGTTYLVTAIRKGQQVTHSLIEVPTAQVPRFVQLPTAGSKKKKTLILLDNIIRYCLAEVFTGFFEFDTVECYSIKLTRDAEYDLSDEIEMSLLEKMSSGLKQRLTAEPVSFVYDREMPQTMQEMLQQKLGITAANAMIPGGRYHSFRDFIAFPNPGRGYLENPKVPALRSSQFTAYPNSFAAIRAKDILLYYPYHAFSHVTEMLRQAAFDPAVRSIRINIYRVAKNSQIVHSLIEAVKNGKDVSVVVELQARFDEEANIGWAKFLTDHGVRINFGIPTLKIHSKLILIKRLENGELRNYAHIGTGNFHEKTAKIYTDFALFTCHEEICFEVENVFEFIEHSYKKFRFNHLMVSPNDARRKLYSLIDREIQNKLAGKSAGITLKLNNLVDSGLIKRLYDASRNGVRVRLIIRGMCSLIPGVAGASDNIEAISIVDRFLEHPRIMVFDNDGDPKVYLSSADWMTRNIDRRIEVGCPIYDPLLRQQVLDILALQFKDTTKARVLNREQNNPYVKRGNRKKIRSQMAIYDYLFDHEKRLALKINT from the coding sequence ATGTCTGCGCAAACGAGTTTTCCCTATATCGAAAAAGAGCTCAGTTGGCTGTCCTTTAACGAGCGGGTGCTGCAGGAAGCGGCCGATCCCAAGGTTCCGGTGATCGAACGCGTCCGCTTCCTTGGCATCTACTCCAATAACCAGGATGAGTTTTTCCGGGTACGGGTGGCGGACGTCCGCCGTCAGATCCTCATCGACGAATCCAAGGGGCGCGGCCAACGTGCCCGCAACCTGCTGGCGGCCATTAACGACAAGGTACTGGAATTACAAGTCAAATTTGATGAGATCTACAAGCAGCTGTTGCTGGATCTCGCCCGCCGCAACATCTTTCTGGTCAACGAAACCCAGCTCTCCCCAGAGCAGGGCAAATGGCTGAAAAAGCACTTCCGGGACAAGATCCGGCGCCACATCGTGCCGCTGATCATCACCGACGACACCAACATCTCCCGTACCCTCAACGATGGCACCACCTATCTGGTCACCGCCATCCGCAAAGGCCAGCAGGTCACCCACAGCCTGATCGAGGTCCCCACCGCCCAGGTGCCCCGCTTCGTCCAGTTGCCCACGGCCGGCAGCAAGAAGAAGAAGACCCTGATCCTGCTGGACAACATCATCCGTTACTGTTTGGCAGAGGTATTCACCGGCTTCTTCGAGTTCGACACCGTCGAGTGCTACTCCATCAAGCTGACCCGGGACGCCGAGTACGACCTGTCCGACGAGATTGAGATGAGTCTGCTGGAAAAGATGTCCTCGGGACTGAAGCAGAGACTGACCGCCGAACCGGTGAGCTTCGTCTACGACAGGGAGATGCCCCAGACCATGCAGGAAATGCTGCAGCAAAAACTGGGGATCACCGCCGCCAACGCCATGATTCCCGGAGGCCGCTACCACAGCTTCCGCGACTTCATCGCCTTCCCCAATCCGGGGCGGGGCTACCTGGAAAACCCCAAGGTGCCGGCGCTGCGCAGCAGCCAGTTTACCGCCTATCCCAACAGCTTTGCGGCAATCCGGGCCAAAGACATCCTGCTCTACTATCCCTATCACGCCTTCAGCCATGTGACCGAGATGCTGCGCCAGGCGGCGTTCGATCCTGCGGTGCGATCCATCCGAATCAACATCTACCGGGTGGCGAAGAACTCCCAGATCGTCCATTCACTGATCGAGGCGGTGAAAAACGGCAAGGATGTCTCCGTGGTGGTGGAACTGCAGGCCAGGTTCGACGAGGAAGCCAACATAGGTTGGGCCAAATTCCTCACCGATCACGGCGTGCGCATCAACTTCGGTATTCCCACCCTGAAGATCCACTCCAAGCTGATCCTCATCAAGCGCCTGGAGAACGGCGAACTGCGCAACTATGCCCACATAGGGACAGGCAACTTTCACGAAAAAACCGCCAAGATCTACACCGACTTCGCCCTGTTCACCTGTCACGAAGAGATCTGCTTCGAGGTGGAAAACGTGTTTGAGTTCATCGAACACAGCTACAAGAAGTTCCGCTTCAACCACCTGATGGTCTCCCCCAATGACGCCAGGCGTAAGCTGTACAGCCTCATCGATCGGGAGATTCAGAACAAACTGGCAGGAAAGAGCGCCGGCATCACCCTGAAGCTCAACAACCTGGTGGACAGTGGCTTGATCAAGAGGCTTTATGACGCGTCCAGAAACGGCGTCAGAGTCAGGCTGATCATCCGCGGCATGTGCTCACTGATCCCGGGAGTCGCCGGCGCCTCAGACAACATCGAGGCCATCTCCATCGTCGATCGCTTCCTGGAGCACCCAAGGATCATGGTATTCGACAATGACGGTGACCCCAAGGTGTATCTCTCCAGCGCCGACTGGATGACCCGAAACATCGACCGCCGCATTGAGGTGGGCTGCCCCATATACGATCCTCTGTTAAGACAGCAAGTACTGGACATCCTGGCACTGCAGTTCAAAGACACCACCAAGGCCCGGGTCCTGAACCGCGAGCAGAACAACCCCTACGTAAAGCGTGGAAACCGGAAGAAAATCCGCTCACAGATGGCGATCTACGACTATCTGTTCGACCATGAAAAGAGACTGGCACTGAAGATAAACACATGA
- a CDS encoding ACT domain-containing protein produces the protein MDKWIASVIGEDYPGITETLAQILKDNGANWLDASLRRVGDRYAGIIEMELPKENSEALKRQLADVPKLSIELQRVSPKAQPSLQFQVEVIGNDRPGIVAAVTQILKANHANIEQLESDLDTANHTGVPLFRLNILLAAPDEASLDTIEQELFTLGDDLMVEYERIAN, from the coding sequence ATGGACAAATGGATCGCCAGTGTAATCGGTGAGGATTACCCTGGTATTACCGAGACCCTTGCCCAGATCCTCAAGGACAACGGCGCCAACTGGCTGGATGCCAGCCTGCGGCGGGTGGGAGACCGCTACGCCGGCATCATCGAGATGGAGTTGCCCAAGGAGAACTCCGAGGCACTGAAGCGCCAGCTGGCGGATGTGCCCAAGCTCAGTATCGAGCTGCAACGGGTCTCGCCCAAGGCTCAGCCCAGCTTGCAGTTTCAGGTGGAGGTCATCGGCAATGACCGCCCCGGCATCGTCGCTGCGGTCACCCAGATCCTCAAGGCCAATCACGCCAACATCGAACAGCTGGAGAGCGACCTGGACACCGCCAACCACACCGGTGTGCCGCTGTTCCGTCTCAACATCCTGTTGGCCGCCCCGGATGAGGCCAGTCTTGACACAATCGAACAGGAGCTGTTCACCCTGGGTGACGACCTGATGGTGGAGTATGAGCGTATCGCCAACTAA